Proteins co-encoded in one Methylobacterium sp. WL1 genomic window:
- a CDS encoding mandelate racemase/muconate lactonizing enzyme family protein: MRITRIQSVPISFRVPEGQNVRLGIGRAVKRDAVLVKVETDEGLVGWGEAHHGRCPGAIAKLIDTTLSELVVGMDPLDVNGVWARVYRMQLASHGMGAAAAMALSGLDIALWDIRGKATGWPIYRLLGGAARAVPAYAGGISLGWQEPASLADEARAHVAAGYRAVKLRVGDSPRRDIARVEAVREALGADVEILVDANTGYTVDDVRRVMPAFEAAGVAWLEEPFPPHDAYSYGEAARFGTVPLAAGENHFTRYEFVQALQAGYLGFVQPDLSKTGGITETMRIAALASAWKISVNPHTSATGINMVATLHLLAAVDNPGYFEGDVARHNPFRDDVIGLPYRLDAEGKVCPPDGPGLGVEVDERFLAANPLIDGPCYV, from the coding sequence ATGCGCATCACCCGCATCCAGTCCGTCCCGATCTCGTTCCGGGTCCCCGAGGGCCAGAACGTCCGCCTCGGCATCGGGCGGGCGGTCAAGCGCGACGCCGTGCTCGTCAAGGTCGAGACCGACGAAGGCCTCGTCGGCTGGGGCGAGGCCCATCACGGCCGCTGCCCCGGCGCCATCGCCAAGCTCATCGACACGACTCTGTCCGAGCTCGTCGTCGGGATGGATCCCCTCGACGTCAACGGCGTCTGGGCCCGGGTCTACCGGATGCAGCTCGCCAGCCACGGCATGGGCGCGGCCGCCGCGATGGCGCTGTCGGGACTCGACATCGCCCTGTGGGACATCCGCGGCAAGGCGACCGGATGGCCGATCTACCGGCTGCTCGGGGGCGCCGCCCGCGCGGTGCCAGCCTATGCCGGGGGCATCTCCCTCGGCTGGCAGGAGCCGGCCTCCTTGGCCGACGAGGCACGTGCCCACGTCGCCGCCGGATACCGAGCGGTGAAACTGCGCGTCGGCGACAGCCCCCGGCGCGACATTGCCCGCGTCGAGGCGGTGCGGGAAGCTCTGGGCGCCGACGTTGAGATCCTGGTCGATGCCAACACCGGCTACACGGTTGACGACGTGCGCCGGGTGATGCCGGCGTTCGAGGCGGCGGGGGTTGCGTGGCTGGAGGAGCCGTTCCCGCCCCACGATGCCTACAGCTACGGCGAGGCGGCGCGCTTCGGCACCGTGCCGCTCGCCGCCGGTGAGAACCACTTCACGCGCTACGAGTTCGTGCAGGCGCTGCAGGCCGGTTACCTCGGCTTCGTCCAGCCCGACCTGTCGAAGACCGGCGGCATCACCGAGACGATGCGGATCGCCGCCCTCGCCTCCGCCTGGAAGATCTCGGTCAACCCGCACACCTCGGCCACCGGCATCAACATGGTGGCGACGCTCCACCTGCTCGCGGCCGTCGACAACCCCGGCTACTTCGAGGGGGACGTGGCCCGGCACAACCCCTTCCGCGACGACGTGATCGGTCTGCCCTACCGGCTCGACGCCGAGGGCAAGGTGTGCCCGCCGGACGGTCCGGGCCTCGGCGTCGAGGTCGACGAGCGCTTCCTAGCCGCCAATCCGCTGATCGACGGCCCCTGCTACGTCTGA